Proteins encoded by one window of Synergistes jonesii:
- a CDS encoding UDP-N-acetylmuramoyl-L-alanyl-D-glutamate--2,6-diaminopimelate ligase, which translates to MKLSKLIRALDKSAVEHRAYIPHEVDADEVELSDIVCDSRKAGRGVIFAATKGGHSDAHDFIPQAVEAGSPAVLCERPYDVDISQIICPNVRSAMGRVASLLFEEPSRKMTMIALTGTNGKTTSTFMTQAILNAAGVKSGLMGTVQYDDGKIVEEAEHTTPEGCDIQRLLSRMAANGCQACVMEASSHAIIQGRIDGLCYDRAGFTNLTQDHLDYHGDMEHYFLAKKKLFDGYMRNNWKACINVDDEYGRRLRGAVGRRAISYSVADESADFYASIKNVTIDGLEIEVKTPESLGKESAKLPLFGSYNVSNALQALSLAWSVGVSSHAALSALENMPQVPGRLERYRLDSGASCVIDFAHTADGLEKALGALRPICRGKLIVVFGAGGDRDRTKRPLMGEVASRIGDFVVVTSDNPRSEEPSSIMAEIEPGVKKHDTPYAMIVDRRTAIYDGLDRAGKDDMTVIAGRGPETRQILKDGPIPLVDKEIVADWCALRRRKVL; encoded by the coding sequence CGCCGACGAGGTCGAACTATCGGATATCGTCTGCGACAGCAGAAAGGCGGGGCGCGGCGTAATATTTGCCGCGACGAAGGGCGGACACAGCGACGCGCACGATTTTATCCCGCAAGCCGTGGAGGCCGGTTCGCCGGCAGTGCTCTGCGAGCGCCCCTACGACGTGGATATATCGCAGATAATCTGTCCGAACGTCCGCTCGGCTATGGGGCGTGTCGCGTCGCTGCTCTTTGAAGAACCGTCGCGGAAAATGACTATGATAGCGCTGACCGGCACGAACGGCAAGACGACCTCCACCTTCATGACTCAGGCGATATTAAACGCGGCAGGAGTAAAGAGCGGACTTATGGGCACCGTGCAGTACGACGACGGGAAAATCGTCGAAGAGGCCGAGCATACTACGCCCGAGGGGTGCGATATACAGAGGTTGCTTTCGAGGATGGCCGCGAACGGCTGCCAGGCCTGCGTGATGGAGGCTTCGTCGCACGCTATAATACAGGGAAGGATAGACGGCCTCTGCTACGACCGCGCGGGGTTTACAAATCTGACGCAGGATCATCTGGACTACCACGGGGATATGGAGCATTACTTCCTCGCGAAGAAGAAGCTCTTCGACGGATATATGAGGAACAACTGGAAAGCCTGCATAAACGTCGACGACGAATACGGGCGCAGGCTGCGCGGCGCGGTCGGCAGAAGGGCGATAAGCTACAGCGTGGCTGACGAAAGCGCTGACTTTTACGCGTCGATAAAAAACGTAACGATCGACGGGCTCGAGATCGAGGTAAAGACGCCCGAGTCGCTCGGAAAAGAGAGCGCGAAGCTGCCTCTTTTCGGCTCTTATAACGTCTCTAACGCGCTGCAGGCGCTATCGCTCGCGTGGTCCGTCGGCGTTTCTTCGCACGCGGCCCTCTCCGCCCTTGAAAATATGCCGCAGGTCCCGGGTCGTCTCGAGCGCTACAGGCTCGACAGCGGAGCCTCCTGCGTGATAGATTTTGCGCACACGGCCGACGGGTTGGAAAAGGCGCTCGGCGCACTGCGCCCGATATGCAGAGGCAAGCTCATCGTAGTATTCGGCGCGGGCGGCGACCGCGACAGGACGAAACGCCCTCTGATGGGCGAGGTGGCGTCGCGCATCGGCGATTTCGTCGTCGTGACGTCGGATAACCCGAGGAGCGAGGAGCCGTCGTCGATAATGGCGGAGATAGAGCCCGGCGTCAAAAAGCACGACACGCCCTACGCGATGATAGTCGACCGCCGCACGGCGATCTACGACGGGCTCGACCGCGCCGGAAAGGACGACATGACGGTGATAGCCGGGCGCGGCCCCGAGACTCGTCAGATATTGAAGGACGGCCCGATTCCTCTTGTAGACAAAGAAATAGTGGCCGACTGGTGCGCGCTGCGCAGGAGGAAAGTGCTGTAA